A window of Candidatus Pantoea floridensis contains these coding sequences:
- a CDS encoding amino acid aminotransferase → MFESISAAPADPILGLADLFRADDRPNKINLGIGVYKDETGKTPVLTSVKKAEQYLLENETTKNYLSIDGLADFARCTQELLFGKESSLISDGRATTAQTPGGTGALRVAADFLANQTSVKRVWVSNPSWPNHKNVFNAAGLEVCEYHYYDAASHSLDFDGMVASLQEAKAGDVVLFHGCCHNPTGVDPSAEQWQQLAQLSQEKGWLPLFDFAYQGFARGLDEDAEGLRIFAASHQELIVASSFSKNFGLYNERVGALTLVAANSDIAKTAFSQVKYTIRANYSNPPSHGAAVVATILSNEALRTIWVQELTDMRQRIQRMRQLFVNTLAEKGAKQDFSFIIKQNGMFSFSGLTKDQVVRLREEFGVYAVNSGRVNVAGMTPDNMSALCEAIVAVL, encoded by the coding sequence ATGTTTGAATCGATCTCTGCCGCACCCGCCGATCCTATTCTTGGACTGGCTGACCTTTTTCGCGCCGATGACCGCCCGAATAAAATCAACCTTGGTATTGGCGTCTATAAAGATGAAACCGGTAAAACGCCGGTGCTTACCAGCGTTAAGAAAGCCGAGCAGTATCTGCTGGAAAACGAAACCACCAAGAATTACCTGAGCATTGATGGTCTGGCAGATTTCGCGCGGTGTACACAGGAGCTACTGTTCGGAAAAGAGAGCTCGCTGATTTCTGACGGTCGCGCCACAACAGCACAGACGCCAGGCGGCACCGGAGCCCTGCGCGTTGCAGCCGATTTTCTGGCGAATCAAACCAGCGTAAAACGCGTTTGGGTGAGCAACCCTAGCTGGCCAAACCATAAGAATGTGTTCAACGCTGCCGGTCTGGAAGTGTGCGAATACCACTATTACGACGCAGCAAGCCATAGCCTTGATTTCGATGGCATGGTGGCATCGCTGCAGGAAGCCAAAGCGGGCGACGTGGTGCTGTTCCACGGCTGCTGCCATAACCCAACCGGCGTTGATCCTTCTGCAGAGCAGTGGCAGCAACTGGCGCAGCTGTCGCAAGAGAAAGGCTGGCTACCGCTGTTCGATTTCGCTTACCAGGGTTTCGCTCGTGGTCTGGATGAAGATGCGGAAGGCTTGCGTATTTTTGCCGCCTCTCACCAGGAACTGATTGTTGCCAGCTCCTTCTCGAAGAACTTTGGTTTATACAACGAGCGCGTAGGCGCGTTAACGTTAGTTGCAGCTAACAGCGACATCGCAAAAACGGCGTTCAGCCAGGTGAAATACACCATTCGCGCCAACTATTCAAACCCGCCTTCACACGGTGCGGCAGTGGTGGCGACAATCCTCAGCAATGAGGCATTGCGTACTATCTGGGTTCAAGAGCTAACCGATATGCGTCAGCGTATCCAGCGTATGCGTCAGCTGTTTGTGAATACGCTAGCGGAGAAAGGTGCTAAGCAAGACTTTAGCTTTATCATCAAGCAAAACGGTATGTTCTCGTTCAGCGGCCTGACCAAAGATCAGGTGGTACGTTTGCGTGAAGAGTTCGGCGTTTACGCCGTGAACTCCGGTCGCGTTAACGTGGCGGGAATGACGCCAGACAATATGTCTGCGCTATGTGAGGCGATTGTCGCGGTGCTGTAA
- a CDS encoding MBL fold metallo-hydrolase, with translation MNYQIIPVTAFSQNCSVIWDDETQQAALVDPGGDAETIKAVLAERGLTPSQILLTHGHLDHVGAAAELAAHYQVPIVGPHPLDAFWLDNLPTQSRMFGLPECAPLTPDRWLEEGETVQLGNITLEVLLCPGHTPGHIVLLDRAGRLLISGDVIFNGGVGRTDFPQGSHSDLIDAIKTKLLPLGDDITFVPGHGPISTLGRERISNPFLQ, from the coding sequence ATGAATTACCAAATTATTCCGGTTACCGCCTTTTCCCAGAACTGCTCAGTGATTTGGGATGACGAAACCCAACAAGCGGCCTTAGTCGATCCCGGCGGTGATGCGGAAACCATTAAAGCTGTGCTGGCAGAACGCGGTTTAACGCCGTCACAGATCCTGCTTACGCATGGACATCTCGATCACGTAGGTGCTGCTGCTGAACTCGCCGCACATTACCAGGTGCCGATTGTCGGCCCGCACCCGCTTGACGCCTTCTGGCTGGATAATCTGCCCACGCAAAGCCGTATGTTTGGTTTACCTGAATGCGCACCGCTTACTCCCGATCGCTGGCTGGAAGAGGGCGAAACCGTGCAGCTGGGCAACATCACACTGGAAGTGCTGCTTTGTCCGGGTCATACGCCGGGGCATATTGTGTTGCTGGATCGCGCGGGGCGTCTGCTCATTTCAGGCGATGTGATTTTCAACGGTGGCGTGGGACGTACCGATTTTCCACAGGGTAGCCACAGCGATTTGATCGACGCGATTAAAACCAAGCTGCTGCCGCTCGGCGATGACATCACCTTCGTGCCGGGTCATGGACCTATCTCAACGCTCGGCCGTGAACGTATCAGCAATCCGTTCCTGCAATAA
- a CDS encoding YcbK family protein, producing MANFDSQRRRLLLIGGAAAGLSLLPGSALASLSTSRPRVLTLSNLHTGETLKTEFFNGKRYDKDELVRLNHFFRDYRANQVKNIDPHLFDQLYRLQALLDTRKPVQLISGYRTLATNNMLRESGPGVAKHSYHTKGQAMDFHIEGISLSNVRKAALSMRAGGVGYYPRSNFVHIDTGPARHWS from the coding sequence ATGGCTAATTTTGATTCTCAACGTCGTCGATTACTCCTGATTGGAGGGGCAGCAGCAGGCTTATCACTGCTTCCTGGCTCCGCACTGGCTTCGCTTTCCACCTCCCGCCCTCGAGTATTGACGCTTAGTAACCTTCACACCGGTGAAACCCTTAAAACTGAGTTTTTCAACGGTAAGCGTTATGACAAGGATGAGTTAGTCCGCTTAAATCACTTCTTCCGCGATTATCGTGCTAATCAGGTGAAGAACATCGATCCCCATCTTTTTGATCAGCTTTATCGCCTGCAGGCGCTGCTTGATACGCGTAAACCGGTGCAGCTCATTTCGGGATATCGCACGCTGGCAACCAATAATATGTTGCGTGAATCAGGGCCGGGCGTCGCCAAGCATAGTTATCACACCAAAGGACAAGCGATGGATTTCCATATTGAAGGGATTTCATTGAGCAATGTTCGCAAAGCGGCGTTATCTATGCGCGCTGGTGGTGTAGGATATTACCCGCGCAGCAACTTCGTACACATAGATACCGGGCCTGCAAGGCACTGGTCCTGA
- the ldtD gene encoding L,D-transpeptidase, protein MLLNNKIKMSRAAVALGLSLLLSPLAVSYAAITSTLPKSTHNTLSVAASQQQIQQAFSPTEQPFYLPGLAGIYAARDMAPLWQDQQAVQVFQQQLAEVALSGVQPQFTRWVERLTNPNIKGLARDIVLSDAMLGYLQFVANVPTQGETWLYSNVPYKLTMPTLAAINQWQNAVNAGNSRTFVVSLQPQHPQYAPMHNALKMLLTDNRPWPQLRDSATLRPGQISNDVPALREILQRTGMLTASHSTTPTPAEDAVPTAPVPVGQSNQPVAVSPSAANFDDIDAGSALATTPEVANNVAADPTASGPNVYDTALVEGVKRFQHWQGLADDGAIGPRTREWLNVPPQMRASLLALNIQRLRLLPDDMHNGIMVNIPNYSLTYYNNGATILSSRVIVGRPDRKTPLMRSALNNVVLNPPWNVPTTLVRQDIVPKVKQDPSYLYKHGYTLLSGWSADAEVIDPSMIDWHMVSAANFPYRIRQAPGATNSLGRYKFNMPSSDAIYLHDTPNHALFQRDIRALSSGCVRVNKASELADLLLQDVGWNDGRISDTLKQGDTRYVPIRHRIPVNLYYLTAWVADDGQPQYRTDIYNYDNPARSGSQALIKAGQLLL, encoded by the coding sequence ATGTTGCTAAACAATAAGATCAAAATGAGTCGTGCTGCAGTAGCACTCGGTTTATCACTGCTGTTGTCTCCGTTAGCAGTAAGCTATGCGGCGATCACCTCAACGTTGCCGAAGTCAACGCACAATACCCTCTCGGTTGCTGCGAGCCAGCAGCAGATCCAGCAGGCGTTTAGCCCAACTGAACAACCTTTCTATTTACCTGGCCTTGCGGGCATTTATGCGGCGCGCGATATGGCGCCGTTATGGCAAGACCAGCAGGCAGTGCAGGTTTTCCAGCAGCAGCTGGCGGAAGTCGCACTCTCCGGTGTACAGCCGCAGTTTACCCGGTGGGTGGAGCGGTTAACGAATCCCAATATTAAAGGCTTAGCGCGCGATATCGTGCTCAGCGATGCCATGCTGGGCTACCTGCAATTTGTAGCGAATGTACCAACGCAGGGTGAAACCTGGCTTTACAGCAATGTGCCCTATAAGTTGACCATGCCAACGCTGGCGGCTATCAACCAATGGCAGAATGCGGTCAATGCCGGTAACAGCCGTACATTTGTCGTTTCACTGCAGCCGCAGCATCCACAATATGCGCCCATGCACAACGCGTTGAAAATGTTACTAACTGATAATCGTCCGTGGCCGCAACTACGCGACAGCGCTACGCTGCGCCCGGGGCAAATCAGTAATGACGTGCCTGCGCTGCGCGAGATTCTGCAACGTACCGGCATGTTAACCGCCAGCCACAGTACGACACCAACGCCGGCGGAAGATGCGGTGCCTACGGCGCCCGTTCCGGTGGGGCAAAGCAATCAGCCGGTGGCGGTCAGTCCGTCTGCCGCAAACTTTGATGATATTGATGCCGGTTCGGCGCTCGCCACAACACCTGAAGTGGCCAATAATGTTGCTGCAGATCCGACAGCATCCGGCCCTAACGTGTATGACACCGCGCTGGTGGAGGGGGTGAAACGCTTCCAGCACTGGCAGGGATTAGCCGATGATGGCGCGATTGGCCCGCGCACACGTGAGTGGCTGAATGTGCCACCACAGATGCGAGCATCGCTACTGGCGCTGAATATCCAGCGCCTGCGACTACTGCCGGATGATATGCATAATGGCATCATGGTGAATATTCCCAACTATTCACTCACCTACTACAACAATGGTGCCACTATCCTGTCGTCACGGGTGATTGTAGGTCGTCCCGATCGTAAAACGCCGCTAATGCGCAGCGCACTGAATAATGTGGTGCTTAACCCGCCGTGGAACGTGCCGACAACGCTGGTGCGTCAGGATATTGTGCCGAAGGTGAAGCAGGACCCCTCTTATCTGTATAAGCATGGCTATACCTTGTTGTCGGGCTGGAGTGCGGACGCCGAGGTGATCGATCCGTCGATGATTGATTGGCACATGGTGTCAGCCGCGAATTTCCCTTACCGCATTCGTCAGGCGCCGGGCGCGACCAACTCGCTGGGACGTTACAAGTTCAATATGCCTAGTTCGGATGCCATTTATCTGCACGATACGCCAAATCATGCGCTGTTCCAGCGTGATATTCGTGCGCTTAGCTCGGGCTGCGTACGCGTTAATAAGGCCTCGGAATTGGCCGACCTTCTGCTGCAGGATGTCGGCTGGAATGATGGTCGTATTTCAGACACGCTGAAACAGGGTGATACTCGCTATGTGCCGATTCGTCATCGCATTCCGGTCAACCTTTACTATTTAACCGCCTGGGTGGCAGATGATGGGCAACCGCAATATCGTACAGATATTTACAATTATGATAATCCTGCCCGTTCAGGCAGTCAGGCACTCATAAAAGCGGGGCAACTGCTGCTCTAG